One Mytilus trossulus isolate FHL-02 chromosome 5, PNRI_Mtr1.1.1.hap1, whole genome shotgun sequence DNA segment encodes these proteins:
- the LOC134719850 gene encoding uncharacterized protein LOC134719850 produces the protein MEDNITRNISMALYRYLCQHIVGSEDHVKQIRLMNAVKDNIESNKEYTLITSGSFGEGLDMRGSDLDIMQVSRHVQVYEDVKPFLNPNITYLSMDTDDVKPGYAQLKLDYIGFRNKVLKLCEEQNGEHYFSSTLCKQMNAISRTTIHGPCISDLTGFMDHACCLHCKTLVSPARLWVTRSNYSWPSHNVKQSIIKHGVLFVPIGVKGSPKEHLEWRISFSVGEKFLINTFTHTQLLCYALLKIILKDVIATVSECEDLLCSYFMKTIVFWISEELPQSVWKPDYIIPCFMRCLSRLVYCVEHSVCIHYFIPENNMFENKIVGRARGVLLENLYVLHSYNWRCILLSDQISYFDFSLSNFPIEPRALYSKEVEKMLSS, from the coding sequence acAATATAACACGAAACATATCAATGGCACTGTATCGTTATCTATGTCAACATATAGTAGGCTCAGAAGATCATGTTAAACAAATCAGATTAATGAACGCTGTCAAGGACAATATAGAAAGTAACAAGGAATACACACTTATAACCAGTGGAAGCTTTGGGGAAGGACTAGATATGCGAGGAAGTGATTTAGATATTATGCAGGTTTCAAGACACGTACAGGTGTATGAAGATGTAAAACCCTTCTTAAATCCAAACATAACATATTTATCAATGGATACAGACGATGTTAAACCTGGTTATGCTCAGTTGAAACTAGATTATATCGGATTTCGGAACAAAGTTTTAAAACTATGTGAAGAACAAAATGGTGAACATTATTTTTCGAGTACATTATGTAAACAGATGAACGCTATCAGTCGCACTACAATTCATGGACCTTGTATATCTGACCTGACAGGATTTATGGACCATGCTTGTTGCTTACATTGTAAGACGTTGGTGTCTCCTGCAAGACTGTGGGTCACAAGATCAAATTATTCCTGGCCGAGTCATAATGTCAAACAAAGCATTATAAAACACGGAGTTCTTTTTGTACCGATCGGAGTAAAGGGCTCACCAAAAGAACATTTAGAATGGCGAATCTCTTTTTCAGTTGGTGAAAAATTTCTTATTAATACCTTTACTCACACTCAACTACTGTGCTATGCTCtcttaaaaattatattgaaagatgTAATAGCTACTGTTTCCGAATGTGAAGATTTACTTTGTTCTTACTTCATGAAAACAATTGTGTTTTGGATATCTGAAGAACTGCCACAATCCGTTTGGAAACCTGATTATATTATTCCTTGTTTTATGCGATGTCTCAGCAGGCTGGTTTATTGTGTTGAGCACTCAGtttgtatccattacttcatcCCGGAGAACAACATGTTCGAAAACAAAATTGTGGGCCGTGCTCGTGGTGtacttttagaaaatttgtatgTATTGCACAGCTATAATTGGCGATGCATTTTATTATCTGATCAAATATCTTACTTTGATTTCTCACTTTCGAATTTTCCTATCGAACCACGTGCGCTCTATTCAAAAGAAGTAGAAAAAATGCTTTCATCCTAG